One Notolabrus celidotus isolate fNotCel1 chromosome 18, fNotCel1.pri, whole genome shotgun sequence DNA window includes the following coding sequences:
- the zgc:171971 gene encoding DNA-directed RNA polymerase III subunit RPC4, whose amino-acid sequence MTDPGDAASVPGSSGLCSGAGLSFKAGRGLPGRVRGLSTTAPPGRLTSLRTRDLTLGGAMKKPKKTFEPNVHTVRKSKDELKEEVRGPPKRERRERDERRRENRGRRRERPQTIQSHSIFEQGPADTIRKTGWRGAADAYDSTSSSVCKPVKKEKTESEEDEDEILSKLQRDDFIDDPGLRNDAKLKPIQLPLSQSVRSTSTCPDNPPLFRPPSCGAHSRASYIPTEPPKQDQPSLADLLQDLSLSGREELFFMQLPDCMPGKASGQKVDPVLACTTEKPAKKESKEDKRPAYLQAQEAAGKESCPVLSQFPEGFLGKLQIRRSGKVELKLGDVVMDVSEGAAFSFLQQLVSVRLSDGRTGDMTVLGNVNHKLVLSPDFQALLRQASLPKQQGP is encoded by the exons ATGACGGACCCAGGGGATGCAGCAAGTGTCCCCGGCTCCTCCGGCCTCTGCAGCGGGGCAGGGCTCAGCTTCAAGGCGGGCAGAGGACTCCCAGGACGGGTCAGAGgtctgtccaccactgccccGCCTGGAAGACTGACATCCCTCAGAACCAGAGACCTGACCCTGGGGGGAGCCATGAAAAAACCAAAG AAAACCTTTGAGCCGAACGTCCACACTGTGAGGAAGAGCAAAGACGA GTTAAAGGAAGAGGTTCGTGGGCCTCctaagagggagagaagagaaagggatgagaggaggagagagaacagaggacGGAGGAGAGAAAGGCCTCAGACCATTCAGTCTCACTCCATCTTTGAGCAGGGTCCTGCTGACACCATCCGCAAGACAG GTTGGCGTGGAGCTGCGGATGCCTACGactccaccagctcttctgtgTGTAAGCCggtgaagaaggagaagacCGAGtctgaggaggatgaagatgagataCTCTCCAAACTTCAGAGGGATGAT TTCATTGATGACCCAGGTCTGAGGAACGATGCAAAGCTGAAACCGATTCAGCTGCCTCTGAGTCAATCCGTCAGATCCACCTCAACCT GTCCCGATAACCCTCCTCTCTTCAGACCCCCGTCCTGTGGAGCTCACAGTCGAGCCAGCTACATCCCCACAGAGCCGCCAAAACAAGACCAGCCCTCTCTGGCAGACCTGCTGCAGGACCTCAGCCTGTCTGGCAGAGAGGAGCTGTTCTTCATGCAGCTACCAGACTGTATGCCGGGCAAAGCGTCTGGGCAGAAGGTGGATCCTGTGCTCGCATGTACAACAGAAAAACCTGCCAAGAAGGAGAGCAAGGAGGACAAGAGGCCTGCATATCTACAAGCACAA GAGGCCGCTGGGAAGGAGAGCTGTCCGGTGCTGTCACAGTTTCCAGAGGGGTTTCTGGGTAAACTGCAGATCAGGAGGTCCGGGAAGGTGGAGCTGAAGTTGGGAGATGTAGTCATGGATGTCTCTGAGGGAGCTGCCTTCTCCTTCCTGCAG CAACTTGTGTCAGTGCGTCTGTCTGACGGCCGGACTGGAGACATGACGGTGCTGGGAAATGTCAACCACAAACTGGTTTTATCTCCAGACTTCCAGGCTTTACTGAGACAAGCCTCACTGCCGAAGCAGCAGGGGCCCTGA